In Corynebacterium nuruki S6-4, the following proteins share a genomic window:
- a CDS encoding alpha/beta hydrolase fold domain-containing protein, whose protein sequence is MSLQMRLLTPVLRARGRSLVSAHALRDAVAQGRRAASTPPPHEMYQVNHLTSRTVTVDGTTTTVHELVPATDEPRDTPRDICLYLHGGAYTAGLTKQHWDIVNAIAAAGMKVVVPDYGLAPEHEAAGVFAVISRLLQDAVTEAAATGHHVALAGDSSGGGLAAGTLLRLRGELPVVALALISPWLDITCSTPGTAEIERSGRDPWLHSAGLREAGTLWSRVVGDRDPLVSPLTAGPAALRTLPPVKIWTGDRDILSPDAVAFDAALAAAGVPATGHSLHRQPGAFHDYPLLPVPEGRTARADIAGFVAEQCSTAGRNN, encoded by the coding sequence ATGAGCCTGCAGATGCGTCTCCTCACCCCCGTCCTCCGCGCCCGCGGACGCAGCCTCGTCTCCGCACATGCGCTGCGGGACGCCGTGGCACAGGGCCGACGGGCGGCGTCCACGCCCCCGCCGCACGAGATGTACCAGGTCAACCACCTCACCAGCCGCACCGTCACCGTCGACGGCACCACCACGACCGTCCACGAACTCGTCCCGGCCACCGACGAGCCCCGCGACACCCCACGGGACATCTGCCTCTACCTCCACGGCGGGGCCTACACCGCTGGCCTGACGAAACAGCACTGGGACATCGTCAACGCCATCGCCGCCGCCGGCATGAAGGTCGTGGTCCCCGACTACGGGCTGGCCCCGGAACACGAGGCGGCCGGGGTATTCGCCGTCATATCCCGGCTGCTGCAGGACGCCGTCACGGAGGCCGCCGCCACCGGCCACCACGTCGCACTGGCCGGGGACTCCTCCGGCGGCGGTCTGGCCGCCGGCACCCTGCTCCGGCTGCGCGGGGAGCTGCCGGTCGTGGCGCTGGCCCTCATCTCCCCCTGGCTGGACATCACCTGCAGCACCCCCGGCACCGCGGAGATCGAACGCAGCGGCCGCGATCCGTGGCTCCACAGTGCGGGGCTGCGCGAGGCCGGCACCCTGTGGTCCCGCGTCGTCGGCGACCGGGACCCCCTGGTCAGTCCGCTCACCGCGGGCCCCGCCGCACTGCGCACTCTCCCGCCGGTGAAGATCTGGACCGGCGACCGGGACATCCTGTCCCCCGATGCCGTCGCCTTCGACGCCGCACTCGCCGCCGCCGGCGTCCCCGCCACCGGCCACAGCCTGCACCGTCAGCCCGGCGCATTCCACGACTATCCGCTGCTCCCGGTCCCGGAGGGACGTACCGCGCGGGCCGATATCGCAGGTTTCGTCGCGGAACAGTGCTCCACCGCAGGTCGGAACAATTGA
- a CDS encoding pyridoxal phosphate-dependent aminotransferase, which translates to MSTAPKRPSELRRLEQATKLQNVLYEIRGPVNAEAERMEAEGHRILKLNTGNPAAFGFEPPDTIVQDMISGLPAAAGYAQSKGIPSARRAVVARYELVPGFPGFDIDDVYLGNGVSELITMTTQALLNEGDEVLIPAPDYPLWTAATTLAGGKAVHYLCDEEDDWQPSIEDIESKITERTKAIVVINPNNPTGAVYTREVLQKIVDIAREHSLLVLADEIYDKILYDDAVHINLASLCPDLLCITFNGLSKAYRCAGYRSGWMVLTGPKGHAESFIEGLNLLASTRLCANVPAQYGIQVALSGRQSIDDLVLPGGRLLEQRNVAYEKLNEIPGVSCVKPMGALYAFPRLDPNVHEIHDDEQFMFDLLRSEKIHLVQGTGMNWPAPDHFRVVTLPWARDLSAAIERLGNFLASYKQ; encoded by the coding sequence ATGAGCACCGCACCGAAACGTCCCTCGGAGCTCCGCCGCCTGGAGCAGGCGACGAAACTCCAGAATGTCCTCTACGAGATCCGCGGGCCGGTGAATGCCGAGGCTGAGCGGATGGAGGCCGAGGGTCACCGCATCCTCAAGCTGAACACCGGTAACCCGGCGGCCTTCGGTTTCGAACCCCCGGACACGATCGTCCAGGACATGATCTCCGGCCTCCCGGCCGCCGCCGGCTACGCCCAGTCCAAGGGCATCCCCTCGGCCCGCCGCGCCGTGGTCGCCCGGTATGAACTCGTCCCCGGATTCCCGGGCTTCGACATCGACGACGTCTACCTGGGCAACGGCGTCTCCGAGCTCATCACCATGACCACGCAGGCCCTGCTCAACGAGGGCGACGAGGTCCTCATCCCGGCACCCGACTACCCGCTCTGGACCGCCGCCACCACCCTCGCCGGCGGCAAGGCCGTCCACTACCTCTGCGACGAGGAGGACGACTGGCAGCCCTCCATCGAGGACATTGAGTCGAAGATCACCGAACGCACCAAGGCGATCGTGGTCATCAACCCGAACAACCCGACCGGCGCGGTCTACACCCGCGAGGTCCTGCAGAAGATCGTGGACATCGCCCGGGAGCACTCCCTGCTCGTCCTCGCCGATGAGATCTACGACAAGATCCTCTACGACGACGCGGTCCACATCAACCTCGCCTCCCTCTGCCCCGACCTGCTGTGCATCACCTTCAACGGTCTGTCGAAGGCCTACCGCTGCGCCGGCTACCGCTCCGGCTGGATGGTCCTCACCGGCCCCAAGGGGCACGCGGAGAGCTTCATCGAGGGCCTGAACCTGCTGGCGTCGACCCGTCTGTGCGCGAACGTCCCCGCCCAGTACGGCATCCAGGTGGCGTTGTCCGGTCGTCAGTCCATCGACGATCTTGTCCTGCCCGGCGGCCGCCTCCTGGAACAGCGCAACGTCGCCTACGAGAAGCTCAACGAGATTCCCGGTGTGAGCTGCGTCAAGCCGATGGGCGCCCTCTACGCCTTCCCCCGGCTCGACCCGAACGTCCACGAGATCCACGATGACGAACAGTTCATGTTTGATCTCCTGCGGTCGGAGAAGATCCACCTCGTCCAGGGCACCGGCATGAACTGGCCGGCACCGGACCACTTCCGGGTGGTCACGCTGCCGTGGGCCCGCGACCTCTCCGCGGCGATCGAGCGCCTCGGCAACTTCCTCGCGTCCTACAAGCAGTAG
- a CDS encoding sensor histidine kinase, whose product MAVVVGLAILLITDHHLDARHYLFVVGAVVAVALTTRWPLVGAVLALPVLPVATYLFGGSGILAMVIAAVTIEVIAARGLLTTGTVLVIAHVALSSIDLEQRAVVFDPVGLMFVGVFFVIVYAFGYNRHSQRRRRLELQRSLAASQRQQRLTVARDLHDSVATSLTSVVMRSQALELSVTGEDPADARVRTELEGISETSRNALEQLRAMLRVLNTELPDQSTEAAAPPLVRDALHNTVSELRAHRLKVETDVVLPPEDRLPVDRDAVARILVEMTSNAVKHSPSRSTVRLDCRVGTTDGSPRFLLSMTNAVTEGTLPYGGEDALFSTHIGLASMQSRATDAGGTISMGPVAEAPSLWRTALSLPIVE is encoded by the coding sequence GTGGCGGTGGTGGTCGGTCTCGCCATCCTGCTGATCACCGACCACCACCTCGATGCCCGCCACTATCTCTTCGTCGTGGGGGCGGTCGTCGCTGTCGCACTGACGACCCGCTGGCCGCTGGTCGGAGCGGTCCTGGCGCTGCCGGTTCTGCCGGTCGCCACGTATCTCTTCGGCGGCAGCGGCATCCTGGCGATGGTGATCGCCGCGGTCACCATCGAGGTCATCGCCGCCCGGGGGTTGCTCACGACCGGTACGGTCCTCGTCATCGCGCATGTGGCGCTGTCGAGTATCGACCTGGAGCAGCGGGCCGTCGTCTTCGACCCGGTCGGGCTGATGTTCGTCGGCGTGTTCTTCGTCATCGTGTACGCCTTCGGCTACAACCGCCACAGTCAGCGCCGCCGACGCCTCGAGCTGCAGCGGTCCCTCGCCGCAAGTCAGCGGCAGCAGCGGCTCACCGTCGCCCGCGATCTCCATGACTCGGTGGCGACCTCCCTGACCAGCGTGGTCATGCGGTCGCAGGCGCTGGAACTCTCCGTGACCGGCGAAGACCCGGCCGATGCCCGTGTCCGGACCGAGCTCGAGGGGATCTCCGAGACCTCCCGGAACGCACTCGAACAGCTCCGGGCGATGCTCCGGGTCCTCAACACCGAGCTGCCGGACCAGTCGACGGAGGCTGCGGCTCCGCCGCTGGTGCGGGACGCCCTGCACAACACCGTCAGTGAGCTCCGTGCACACCGGTTGAAGGTGGAGACGGACGTCGTCCTCCCGCCGGAGGACAGGTTGCCGGTGGACCGGGACGCGGTCGCGCGGATCCTCGTGGAGATGACCTCGAATGCTGTGAAGCACTCCCCCTCCCGCAGCACCGTCCGTCTCGACTGCCGGGTCGGCACCACCGACGGCTCCCCCCGGTTCCTGCTGTCGATGACCAACGCCGTGACTGAGGGCACCCTGCCCTATGGTGGCGAGGATGCCCTGTTCTCGACCCATATCGGGCTGGCATCCATGCAGTCCCGGGCGACGGACGCCGGCGGGACCATCAGCATGGGGCCGGTGGCGGAGGCCCCCTCGCTCTGGCGGACAGCGCTGTCGCTGCCTATTGTTGAATAA